One Myxococcus stipitatus DNA segment encodes these proteins:
- a CDS encoding pectinacetylesterase family protein, with translation MKRVLLACLAAVALVPSVSRAEVIVSTIVSVLVDGGNNYNWQKVELPGTKCGNGSQFKFFVHKTNSPNVMMLLEGGGACWDYDTCSGRAGLLGAANPNGISDDYITQFTAKYVSPLVNGADPGLPGRSKTDLVTKDWNIVYVPYCTGDVHIGNNVKTYEDPTGANPPLVWHHNGYNNTLAVANYAKTQFPNIQKFLMTGYSAGGTATSAGYYYARKILNPARGYLLNDSGPIFPAPNASSKSRALHEKIRSSWNLDSSFAALPASFDRNDFGTINRMVAQEFPNDQLAYTGYTRDYNYSRFSYERFHTPNDEESVHGYWKVDQDALVAQLNQYNNFSYFIPHHRAINASHCSTIITFIGAHACQQMEKKRYWYEYLELPWGQTYKCYSEMVGMDVFLSRWINGNQRVRIYEPVNWYNNEDPGMQIVAPLINGALGG, from the coding sequence ATGAAGCGCGTACTCTTGGCCTGCCTCGCGGCGGTGGCGCTGGTGCCCAGCGTCTCTCGCGCGGAGGTCATCGTCTCGACCATCGTCAGCGTGCTGGTGGACGGCGGTAACAACTACAACTGGCAGAAGGTGGAGCTGCCTGGGACGAAGTGTGGCAATGGCTCCCAGTTCAAGTTCTTCGTCCACAAGACGAACTCGCCCAACGTGATGATGCTGCTCGAGGGCGGCGGGGCGTGCTGGGACTACGACACGTGTAGCGGCCGTGCGGGCCTCCTGGGTGCCGCCAACCCCAACGGCATCTCCGACGACTACATCACCCAGTTCACCGCGAAGTACGTGTCGCCGCTCGTCAACGGCGCGGACCCGGGCCTGCCGGGCCGCAGCAAGACGGACCTCGTGACGAAGGACTGGAACATCGTCTACGTGCCGTACTGCACGGGCGACGTGCACATCGGCAACAACGTGAAGACGTACGAGGACCCGACGGGGGCCAACCCGCCGCTCGTCTGGCACCACAACGGCTACAACAACACGCTGGCGGTGGCCAACTACGCCAAGACGCAGTTCCCCAACATCCAGAAGTTCCTGATGACGGGCTACAGCGCGGGCGGCACCGCGACGTCCGCGGGCTACTACTACGCGCGCAAGATCCTGAACCCGGCGCGCGGCTACCTGCTCAACGACTCCGGCCCCATCTTCCCGGCGCCCAACGCCAGCTCGAAGTCCCGCGCCCTGCACGAGAAGATCCGCAGCTCGTGGAACCTGGACTCGTCCTTCGCGGCGCTGCCGGCGTCGTTCGACCGCAATGACTTCGGCACCATCAACCGCATGGTGGCGCAGGAGTTCCCCAACGACCAGCTGGCGTACACGGGCTACACGCGCGACTACAACTATTCGCGCTTCTCCTACGAGCGCTTCCACACGCCCAACGACGAGGAGTCCGTGCACGGCTACTGGAAGGTGGACCAGGACGCGCTGGTGGCCCAGCTGAACCAGTACAACAACTTCAGCTACTTCATCCCCCACCACCGCGCCATCAACGCCAGCCACTGCAGCACCATCATCACCTTCATCGGCGCGCACGCCTGCCAGCAGATGGAGAAGAAGCGCTACTGGTACGAGTACCTGGAGCTGCCGTGGGGCCAGACGTACAAGTGCTACAGCGAGATGGTGGGCATGGACGTGTTCCTGTCGCGGTGGATCAACGGCAACCAGCGCGTGCGCATCTACGAGCCGGTGAACTGGTACAACAACGAGGACCCGGGCATGCAGATCGTCGCGCCGCTCATCAACGGCGCGCTCGGCGGGTAG
- a CDS encoding PAS domain-containing sensor histidine kinase, with protein sequence MTGQGLASDDARVPDDAAGLDTVLWEQFPESVAFCATDGVCLYVNPALERTYGRQRGELLGQRLWDIYPEALRPQLQERFMRVAATGEPAEFEWHLAPRERWFVKRLFRSHGRVYVISREITSEKKQEAILRGLYDETRRAQRHAAFLAQASEVLASSLEHDEILQRLTNLAVPPLADGCCVDVPMPDGSVRRVAAAHVRPELVTRSREHHERFPLRLDDATGIGKVLRTGVTEFVPELRPEAVFGDGDGEAARWVRELGVTAFITVPLMSRGRVLGALTLVNSEGGRRYTQADVRLAEDLARRAASSLDNGRLYTEAQEAVRARDSFLSVASHELNTPLTSLTLNVQALRRQLEPGHDPVVPGADSTITKVVAVQRQLARMSSLVRELLDVSRITAGRLRLEREDMDLAALTRELVPRFAEELARAGCALRLEAADPATGHWDRLRMEQVLQNLLSNAIKYGRGRPIDVRVSSDETRVWLSVTDEGVGIAPEAQHRLFQRFERLASERHYGGLGLGLWIVKQIVDAMDGRILVRSAPGRGSTFTVELPRPARE encoded by the coding sequence TTGACCGGACAGGGGCTTGCCAGCGACGACGCGCGCGTTCCGGACGACGCGGCGGGACTCGATACCGTCCTGTGGGAGCAGTTTCCGGAGAGTGTCGCCTTCTGCGCGACGGATGGGGTGTGCCTGTACGTGAACCCCGCGTTGGAGCGGACCTATGGGCGGCAGCGGGGCGAGCTGCTCGGTCAGCGGCTGTGGGACATCTACCCGGAGGCGCTCCGGCCGCAGCTCCAGGAGCGCTTCATGCGGGTGGCCGCGACGGGGGAACCCGCCGAGTTCGAGTGGCACCTCGCGCCCCGGGAGCGCTGGTTCGTCAAGCGCCTGTTCCGCAGTCACGGTCGCGTCTACGTCATCTCCCGGGAAATCACCTCGGAGAAGAAGCAGGAGGCCATCCTCCGGGGCCTCTATGACGAGACGCGGCGGGCCCAGCGTCACGCGGCCTTCCTGGCGCAGGCCAGCGAGGTGCTGGCCTCGTCGCTGGAGCACGACGAAATCCTCCAGCGGCTCACGAACCTGGCCGTCCCACCGCTGGCGGATGGCTGCTGCGTGGACGTGCCCATGCCGGACGGGAGCGTGCGCCGCGTGGCGGCGGCCCATGTGCGGCCGGAGCTGGTGACGCGCTCGCGCGAGCACCACGAGCGCTTCCCCCTCCGCCTCGATGACGCGACGGGCATCGGCAAGGTGTTGCGCACGGGCGTGACGGAGTTCGTGCCGGAGCTGCGGCCGGAGGCCGTGTTCGGGGACGGGGACGGAGAGGCCGCGCGGTGGGTGCGGGAGCTGGGCGTCACGGCGTTCATCACCGTGCCCCTGATGAGCCGCGGCCGGGTGCTGGGCGCGCTGACGCTCGTCAACTCCGAGGGCGGCAGGCGCTATACGCAGGCGGACGTGCGGCTGGCGGAGGACCTGGCGCGGCGCGCGGCGTCGTCGCTGGACAACGGGCGGCTGTACACGGAGGCGCAGGAGGCGGTCCGCGCCCGCGACTCCTTCCTCTCCGTCGCGTCGCACGAACTCAACACGCCGCTCACCTCGCTCACCCTCAACGTCCAGGCGCTGCGCAGGCAGCTGGAGCCGGGGCACGACCCGGTGGTGCCGGGCGCGGACTCCACCATCACCAAGGTGGTCGCGGTGCAGCGGCAGCTGGCGCGCATGTCCAGCCTGGTGCGCGAGCTGCTGGACGTCTCCCGCATCACCGCGGGGCGGCTGCGGCTGGAGCGCGAGGACATGGACCTGGCCGCGTTGACGCGGGAGCTGGTGCCGCGCTTCGCGGAGGAGCTGGCGCGGGCCGGCTGCGCGCTGCGGCTGGAGGCGGCCGACCCGGCCACGGGGCATTGGGACAGGCTGCGCATGGAGCAGGTGCTCCAGAACCTCCTGTCCAATGCCATCAAGTACGGGCGGGGTCGCCCCATCGACGTGCGCGTCTCCTCGGACGAGACGCGCGTCTGGCTGTCGGTGACGGACGAGGGCGTGGGCATCGCGCCGGAGGCGCAGCACCGCCTCTTCCAGCGCTTCGAGCGGCTGGCCAGCGAGCGCCACTATGGCGGGCTGGGCCTGGGGCTGTGGATCGTCAAGCAGATCGTCGACGCCATGGACGGGCGCATCCTCGTGCGCAGCGCCCCGGGCAGGGGCTCCACCTTCACCGTGGAGCTTCCGCGCCCGGCGCGGGAATGA
- a CDS encoding ATP-binding domain-containing protein — protein sequence MTHPYGNLPEELQALVAEEEALLARVQATLETARRKAGKGQDTQGLVAQLQVLRDDAATAAEADLPHLFTQMHYLRTLLERQEALKLPDAQAPYFAHLKLDGATGPRDYLLGRTTFADVGEGVRIIDWRFAPVARVFYCYEEGDSYEEQFGERLAEGTVVTRRLVVIERGELTRIISGATVLERGPDGTWRSVGRDVTAFQAGGAGTAARPEFLGTGKGARRNEDAFGVTALLDAEQYDAVSVDADRPLLVLGSAGSGKTTVALHRLAKIAFDDSERYPQGRMKLIVPEEGLARLSRRLLAPLGLGRVAVETLDHWLLSTARSAFDLPGIKLSPETPPLVARLKRHPALRRLLLGRIGAPKTEAGTTLERLHRRLADAYLDRRFLEEVVREAKGELPRTAIDETLEHTRLQRSTPLDKELKDITDPERLVTVDGRGIEEDTPYALAGTVDLEDLPALMFLKAQQGPLGLERLAHLVLDEAEDFSLFELFVARKLLGKGRSCTLAGDEMQQTEAGFAGWPAALDELGIRDASTCRLQVSYRCPAPVVELARRVLGTQAPEASSRPARPGAPVGFHHFPDEAQAQLFIGEALRDLVSREPHASVGVIASSPESADAVYRVVEDQGWARRVRDGEFSFEPGVDVTDVGSVKGLEFDYVILPDVTARAWPVDDESRRRLHVAITRTSHQLWVVSSGVRSRLIPAPGAEAPR from the coding sequence ATGACTCACCCGTACGGCAACCTCCCCGAGGAGCTCCAGGCCCTCGTCGCCGAGGAGGAAGCGCTGCTCGCCCGCGTGCAGGCCACCCTGGAGACCGCCCGGCGCAAGGCGGGCAAGGGCCAGGACACCCAGGGCCTCGTCGCCCAGCTCCAGGTGCTGCGCGACGACGCCGCCACCGCCGCGGAGGCGGACCTGCCGCACCTGTTCACCCAGATGCACTACCTGCGCACGCTGCTGGAGCGCCAGGAGGCGCTCAAGCTGCCCGACGCCCAGGCGCCCTACTTCGCGCACCTCAAGCTGGACGGCGCGACGGGGCCGCGCGACTACCTGCTCGGCCGCACCACCTTCGCGGACGTGGGCGAGGGCGTGCGCATCATCGACTGGCGCTTCGCCCCGGTGGCCCGCGTCTTCTACTGCTACGAGGAGGGTGACTCGTACGAGGAGCAGTTCGGGGAGCGGCTGGCCGAGGGCACCGTCGTCACGCGCCGGCTGGTGGTCATCGAGCGGGGCGAGCTGACGCGCATCATCTCCGGGGCGACGGTGCTCGAACGGGGGCCGGACGGGACGTGGCGGAGCGTGGGCCGGGACGTCACCGCGTTCCAGGCGGGCGGCGCGGGCACGGCGGCGCGGCCGGAGTTCCTGGGCACGGGCAAGGGGGCGCGGCGCAACGAGGACGCGTTCGGCGTCACCGCCCTGCTCGACGCCGAACAGTACGACGCCGTCAGCGTGGACGCGGACCGCCCGCTGCTGGTGCTGGGCAGCGCGGGCAGCGGCAAGACGACGGTGGCGCTGCACCGGCTGGCGAAGATCGCCTTCGACGATTCGGAGCGATACCCGCAGGGGCGCATGAAGCTCATCGTCCCCGAGGAGGGCCTGGCGCGGCTGTCCCGGCGCCTGCTGGCGCCGCTGGGGCTGGGGCGCGTCGCGGTGGAGACGCTGGACCACTGGCTGCTGTCCACGGCGCGCTCGGCGTTCGACCTGCCGGGCATCAAGCTGAGCCCGGAGACGCCGCCCCTCGTCGCCCGGCTCAAGCGCCACCCCGCGCTGCGCCGGCTGCTGCTGGGCCGCATCGGCGCGCCGAAGACGGAGGCGGGCACCACGCTGGAGCGGCTGCACCGGCGGCTGGCGGACGCGTACCTCGACCGGCGGTTCCTGGAGGAGGTGGTGCGCGAGGCGAAGGGCGAGCTGCCGCGCACCGCCATCGACGAGACGCTGGAGCACACGCGGCTGCAGCGCTCCACGCCCCTGGACAAGGAGCTCAAGGACATCACCGACCCGGAGCGGCTCGTCACCGTCGACGGGCGCGGCATCGAGGAGGACACGCCCTATGCGCTCGCCGGCACGGTGGACCTGGAGGACCTGCCCGCCCTGATGTTCCTCAAGGCGCAGCAGGGGCCGCTCGGCCTGGAGCGGCTGGCCCACCTGGTGCTGGACGAGGCGGAGGACTTCTCCCTCTTCGAGCTGTTCGTGGCGCGCAAGCTTCTGGGCAAGGGCAGGAGCTGCACGCTGGCGGGCGACGAGATGCAGCAGACGGAGGCGGGCTTCGCGGGCTGGCCCGCGGCGCTCGACGAGCTGGGCATCCGCGACGCCTCCACCTGCCGGCTCCAGGTCTCCTACCGCTGCCCCGCCCCCGTGGTGGAGCTGGCGCGGCGGGTGCTGGGCACGCAGGCCCCGGAGGCCAGCTCGCGCCCGGCGCGTCCCGGCGCGCCCGTGGGCTTCCACCACTTCCCGGACGAGGCCCAGGCGCAGCTGTTCATCGGCGAGGCGCTGCGCGACCTCGTGTCGCGGGAGCCGCACGCGTCCGTGGGCGTCATCGCCAGCAGCCCCGAGTCCGCGGACGCCGTCTACCGCGTCGTCGAGGACCAGGGCTGGGCGCGTCGCGTCCGGGACGGCGAGTTCTCCTTCGAGCCGGGCGTGGACGTGACGGACGTCGGCAGCGTGAAGGGCCTGGAGTTCGACTACGTCATCCTGCCGGACGTCACCGCCCGGGCCTGGCCGGTGGACGACGAGTCGCGGCGGCGCCTGCACGTGGCCATCACCCGCACCTCGCACCAGCTCTGGGTGGTGTCCTCCGGCGTGCGCTCGCGCCTCATTCCCGCGCCGGGCGCGGAAGCTCCACGGTGA
- a CDS encoding spermidine synthase, producing MRRLGSWLTPWVLALLTCAADTPRAVLFEKQSDYARVFVKEDDAGLRYLQFDDSGALQSVVKPGQPRRLELAYTRVAMVGLAFVPHPRRILVVGLGGGAMPMFLRAVLPRAHIDVVDIDPVVVDVARRYFGFHEDARMAAHVADGRAFIEAARPAYDLVFLDAYGPDSIPEHLATVEFFTSVRARLTARGAVVGNVWADPPNPRYGAMARTWQASFRQLYTFEVEGSGNRILVGVAYPERWTRKALEARAQAREGAGGVPFDLSGMVERGYEEATTLELPPGAVLRDARPPAPSR from the coding sequence ATGCGGCGCTTGGGTTCATGGCTGACGCCCTGGGTGCTGGCCCTGCTGACGTGCGCGGCGGACACCCCGCGCGCGGTCCTCTTCGAGAAGCAGTCCGACTACGCGCGCGTCTTCGTGAAGGAGGATGACGCGGGCCTGCGCTATCTCCAGTTCGACGACTCGGGCGCGCTGCAGAGCGTGGTGAAGCCGGGGCAGCCGCGCCGGCTGGAGCTGGCGTACACGCGCGTGGCCATGGTGGGGCTGGCGTTCGTGCCCCATCCCCGACGCATCCTCGTGGTGGGGCTGGGGGGCGGCGCGATGCCCATGTTCCTGCGCGCCGTGCTGCCGCGCGCCCACATCGACGTGGTGGACATCGACCCCGTGGTGGTGGACGTGGCGCGGCGCTACTTCGGCTTCCACGAGGACGCGCGCATGGCGGCGCATGTCGCGGATGGCCGGGCCTTCATCGAGGCCGCGCGCCCGGCCTACGACCTGGTCTTCCTCGACGCCTACGGACCGGACAGCATCCCCGAGCACCTGGCGACGGTGGAGTTCTTCACCTCGGTGCGCGCGAGGTTGACGGCTCGGGGCGCGGTGGTGGGCAACGTGTGGGCGGACCCGCCCAACCCCCGTTATGGCGCCATGGCGCGCACGTGGCAGGCGTCCTTCCGCCAACTCTATACATTCGAGGTGGAGGGGAGCGGCAACCGCATCCTGGTGGGCGTGGCCTATCCGGAGCGGTGGACGCGCAAGGCGCTGGAGGCGCGCGCGCAGGCCCGGGAAGGGGCGGGCGGCGTGCCCTTCGACCTGAGCGGAATGGTGGAGCGCGGCTACGAGGAAGCCACGACGCTCGAGCTTCCCCCCGGGGCCGTCCTCCGGGACGCGCGCCCACCCGCCCCGTCACGTTGA
- a CDS encoding gluconate 2-dehydrogenase subunit 3 family protein, which produces MLKRGLVGGALLALGGSGVLVLREGLVLPLPEEGLRVLGPREYATLQAVARRAFPPRAGWPDADTARVAFTADKLLARSAPSAAKEVRELLGLFDNALAGLLFTGHVTPFSRLAPEAQDAVLEDWRTSRLALRRSGYHALRTLVYSAYYAHPAAVAATGFVAPQGFHDPNAPVWREAKDSARTSGTEVTP; this is translated from the coding sequence TTGCTCAAACGCGGACTCGTGGGCGGCGCGTTGCTCGCCCTGGGCGGCAGCGGCGTGCTCGTCCTGCGCGAGGGCCTGGTGCTCCCGCTTCCCGAGGAGGGCCTGCGCGTGCTGGGGCCTCGCGAGTACGCCACGCTCCAGGCGGTGGCGCGGCGTGCCTTCCCGCCTCGGGCCGGGTGGCCGGACGCGGACACGGCGCGCGTGGCCTTCACGGCCGACAAGCTGCTCGCGCGCTCGGCGCCCTCGGCCGCGAAGGAGGTGCGCGAGCTGCTGGGGCTGTTCGACAACGCGCTCGCGGGCCTGCTCTTCACCGGGCACGTCACGCCCTTCTCGCGCCTGGCTCCCGAGGCGCAGGACGCGGTGCTGGAGGACTGGCGCACCTCGCGGCTGGCGCTGCGGCGCTCGGGCTATCACGCGCTGCGCACCCTCGTCTATTCCGCGTACTACGCGCACCCCGCCGCGGTCGCGGCCACGGGCTTCGTCGCGCCCCAGGGCTTCCACGACCCGAACGCCCCCGTCTGGCGCGAGGCGAAGGATTCGGCGCGAACGAGCGGGACGGAGGTCACGCCATGA
- a CDS encoding GMC family oxidoreductase: MSGRIHTGDELTEDRVLTCDVCIVGSGAGGGVLGLELARRGLDVVMLEEGGYHTRRDFDGDELRAYTELYQEQGNRATADLSVGIFQGRTVGGGTTINWCASFRTPPEILARWRDVHGVKGLDTQALTPHWDWLEERLNIRDWPIERANRNNQILWEGLGKLGYSRGTVKRNVKNCAALGACGLGCPTDAKQSTLVTLIPEAVTLGMRLYSNVSARRLEMAGPRVAAVHADVLDPGTDRPTGKRLTVKAKVTAVCGGAINSAALLLRSGLTGRGQVGKRLYLHPVVVTNARFPERVEAYTGAPLTVYSRQFIDRGPGKLGWLIEVPPILPLLGAVTLSGFGPAHQDLMAGLPHANAVLSICLDGVHGDEGGTVALRGDDPSRLEVNYPLEPFHWEGFREALKVAARIQLAAGAELVLSPHSDPVLIREESDVAKLDDAPYAPLECRVLSAHQMGGCAMGGSPDSSVVDSTLRYWDADNLFVVDGSVFPTALGVNPMETIMGVARWGSQHVAAAVKA, from the coding sequence ATGAGCGGTCGCATCCACACCGGGGACGAGCTGACCGAGGACCGCGTCCTCACCTGTGACGTCTGCATCGTGGGCAGCGGCGCGGGCGGCGGCGTGCTGGGGCTGGAGCTGGCGCGCCGGGGCTTGGACGTGGTGATGCTGGAGGAGGGCGGCTACCACACCCGCCGCGACTTCGACGGCGACGAGCTGCGCGCCTACACGGAGCTGTACCAGGAGCAGGGCAACCGGGCCACGGCGGACCTGTCCGTGGGCATCTTCCAGGGGCGCACGGTGGGCGGGGGCACCACCATCAACTGGTGCGCCAGCTTCCGCACGCCGCCCGAAATCCTGGCGCGCTGGCGGGACGTGCATGGCGTGAAGGGCCTGGACACCCAGGCGCTCACGCCCCACTGGGACTGGCTGGAGGAGCGGCTGAACATCCGCGACTGGCCCATCGAGCGCGCCAACCGCAACAACCAGATTCTGTGGGAGGGGCTGGGGAAGCTCGGGTACTCGCGGGGCACGGTGAAGCGCAACGTGAAGAACTGCGCGGCGCTGGGCGCGTGTGGCCTGGGCTGCCCCACGGACGCCAAGCAGTCCACGCTGGTGACGCTCATCCCGGAGGCGGTGACGCTCGGCATGCGCTTGTATTCGAACGTCAGCGCGCGTCGACTGGAGATGGCGGGCCCGCGCGTGGCGGCCGTCCACGCGGACGTGCTGGACCCGGGGACGGACCGGCCCACCGGCAAGCGCTTGACGGTGAAGGCGAAGGTGACGGCCGTCTGCGGGGGCGCCATCAACTCCGCCGCGCTGCTGTTGCGCAGCGGGCTCACCGGACGGGGCCAGGTGGGCAAGCGGCTCTACCTGCACCCGGTGGTCGTGACGAACGCGCGCTTCCCCGAGCGCGTGGAGGCGTACACCGGCGCGCCCCTCACCGTGTACTCGCGACAGTTCATCGACCGGGGCCCCGGCAAGCTGGGCTGGCTCATCGAGGTGCCGCCCATCCTCCCGCTGCTCGGCGCGGTGACCTTGTCTGGCTTTGGACCCGCCCACCAGGACCTGATGGCCGGGCTCCCCCACGCCAACGCCGTATTGTCCATCTGCCTGGATGGCGTGCACGGCGACGAGGGCGGGACGGTGGCCCTGCGCGGCGACGACCCCTCGCGGCTCGAGGTGAACTACCCCCTCGAACCCTTTCACTGGGAGGGCTTCCGGGAGGCACTCAAGGTCGCGGCGCGCATCCAGCTCGCCGCGGGCGCGGAGCTGGTTCTCAGCCCCCACTCGGACCCGGTGCTCATCCGCGAGGAGTCCGACGTCGCGAAGCTGGACGACGCGCCCTATGCCCCGCTCGAGTGCCGCGTCCTCAGCGCCCACCAGATGGGAGGCTGCGCCATGGGCGGCAGCCCCGACTCCAGCGTGGTGGACAGCACGCTGCGCTACTGGGACGCGGACAACCTCTTCGTGGTCGACGGCTCCGTGTTCCCCACCGCCCTGGGCGTCAATCCCATGGAGACCATCATGGGCGTCGCGCGCTGGGGCAGCCAGCACGTCGCCGCGGCCGTCAAGGCATGA
- a CDS encoding M16 family metallopeptidase encodes MKSKSLLRPSSRPFQWVRGGVVLVASLLCACASLPPRGQVVMRDVSFPLRDFRMPSGLRVVVEQDRRAPVVAVVTVVGAGGSSDPAGKEGLAHVVEHLAFRSRPAAGGMPAETRQEELGAGHANAFTSLDYTLYQTLAPKESLPDLLKLEGQRLSSPLGGITPEVFAVEREVVRNELRQRNETGFVGQVFSWMHATAYPPEHPYSRPVIGTHESLTALSLQDAQRFARTHYRPENMTLVIAGDVDLAAVEAVLTQNLPASWVGTGAPLAVGTRLPQVPEPPVRPAAATIPEFQAAVVAPELYISWVLPRGFDEASAIHDFVRVNLDKSVWGSQRNDGDIAGFSTHLISGTRASLLVVRVALATGGNPRRSADKVLDQVMETWTQEIHAGEVLGREYDFQSMRRNVVTGMVLESEDLLSRTIRRAELTHFMLDVRGYTRSQMALMSIDGGKMTDFAYKWLQRDRARIIMVRPGEQAGAVAAAPVPLAEDPSTVASARRVTPSMLTALSTPVHVLKLDNGMEVLLAPRPGLPVVRVGAMLGGGSTHGEKEGVAGLVEYGAFRESWFEGHPSHWGLHTGSAMYRDHQRYEVSGTAGNVGNMLAMLTEWLSSTRTSDDVVRYLREQVLPRRKALDQNPEVQAEHAMHQALYGSHPYGRDTTGAQLEQVSLSEAQAWIDDVYRPGNTVVVIAGEFDVKTVEPLVREYLGGWKRGPATAVSTPSAPELPATSSTPRTFVLARPGASQGHLEMACRLPTATPAAEARYALMAELVSRRATHKMRSQTGASYGFGAGTWVARGGAAHLMVDGLVDAQHMAEGAKYIQDMLASFATGLGEEELAQARSRLLAGQAVSYISSAAWVDALLTARRRGFSPEDLANRPAFLQAVSVAALRKEFDDCRKRLVVGVVADEGRARAALQALSAP; translated from the coding sequence ATGAAATCCAAGAGCCTGCTTCGTCCCTCCTCCCGCCCGTTCCAATGGGTTCGTGGGGGCGTGGTCCTCGTCGCGTCCCTGCTGTGTGCCTGCGCGTCGTTGCCGCCGCGCGGCCAGGTGGTGATGCGCGACGTGTCCTTCCCGCTGCGGGACTTCCGCATGCCTTCGGGCCTCCGCGTGGTGGTGGAGCAGGACCGGCGCGCGCCGGTGGTGGCGGTGGTCACGGTGGTGGGCGCCGGCGGCTCCAGCGACCCGGCGGGCAAGGAGGGCCTGGCGCACGTGGTGGAGCACCTCGCCTTCCGCTCGCGTCCGGCCGCGGGGGGCATGCCGGCGGAGACGCGGCAGGAGGAGCTGGGGGCGGGCCACGCCAACGCGTTCACCAGCCTGGACTACACGCTGTACCAGACGCTGGCGCCGAAGGAGTCGCTGCCGGACCTCCTGAAGCTGGAGGGACAGCGGCTGTCGTCGCCCCTGGGGGGCATCACCCCGGAGGTCTTCGCGGTGGAGCGCGAGGTGGTGCGCAACGAGCTGCGCCAGCGCAACGAGACCGGCTTCGTGGGTCAGGTCTTCAGCTGGATGCACGCGACGGCGTATCCCCCGGAGCACCCTTACTCGCGGCCCGTCATCGGCACGCATGAGTCGCTGACGGCGCTGTCGCTCCAGGACGCGCAGCGCTTCGCGCGCACCCACTACCGGCCGGAGAACATGACGCTCGTCATCGCGGGCGACGTGGACCTGGCCGCGGTGGAGGCGGTGCTGACGCAGAACCTGCCCGCCAGCTGGGTGGGCACGGGCGCGCCGCTCGCGGTGGGCACGCGCCTGCCCCAGGTCCCGGAGCCGCCCGTCCGCCCCGCGGCCGCCACCATCCCGGAGTTCCAGGCCGCCGTCGTCGCGCCCGAGCTCTACATCTCCTGGGTGCTGCCGCGCGGCTTCGACGAGGCCAGCGCCATCCACGACTTCGTGCGGGTGAACCTCGACAAGTCGGTGTGGGGCTCGCAGCGCAACGACGGGGACATCGCCGGCTTCTCCACCCACCTCATCTCCGGCACGCGGGCCTCGCTGCTGGTGGTCCGGGTGGCGCTCGCCACGGGCGGCAACCCCCGCCGGTCCGCGGACAAGGTGCTGGACCAGGTCATGGAGACGTGGACGCAGGAGATCCACGCGGGCGAGGTGCTCGGGCGCGAGTACGACTTCCAGTCCATGCGCCGCAACGTCGTCACCGGCATGGTGCTGGAGTCGGAGGACCTGCTGTCGCGCACCATCCGCCGCGCGGAGCTGACGCACTTCATGCTCGACGTGCGGGGCTATACCCGCTCGCAGATGGCGCTGATGTCCATCGACGGCGGCAAGATGACGGACTTCGCCTACAAGTGGCTCCAGCGCGACCGGGCTCGCATCATCATGGTCCGGCCCGGCGAGCAGGCGGGGGCCGTGGCCGCGGCGCCCGTGCCGCTGGCGGAGGACCCGTCCACCGTGGCGTCCGCGCGGCGCGTGACGCCCTCCATGCTGACGGCCCTGTCGACGCCCGTCCACGTGCTGAAGCTGGACAACGGCATGGAGGTGCTGCTCGCGCCCAGGCCCGGCCTGCCGGTGGTGCGCGTGGGCGCCATGCTGGGCGGCGGCTCGACCCATGGTGAGAAGGAGGGCGTGGCGGGCCTGGTGGAGTACGGCGCCTTCCGCGAGTCCTGGTTCGAGGGACACCCGAGCCACTGGGGTCTGCACACCGGCTCCGCGATGTACCGGGACCACCAGCGCTACGAGGTCTCCGGCACCGCGGGCAACGTCGGCAACATGCTGGCGATGCTCACCGAGTGGCTGTCCTCCACCCGCACCTCCGACGACGTGGTCCGCTACCTGCGCGAGCAGGTGCTGCCGCGTCGCAAGGCGCTGGACCAGAACCCGGAGGTCCAGGCGGAGCACGCGATGCACCAGGCGCTGTACGGCTCGCATCCCTACGGCCGCGACACGACGGGCGCGCAGCTGGAGCAGGTCTCCCTGTCGGAGGCCCAGGCGTGGATCGACGACGTGTACCGTCCGGGCAACACCGTGGTCGTCATCGCCGGCGAGTTCGACGTGAAGACGGTGGAGCCGCTGGTGCGGGAATACCTCGGTGGCTGGAAGCGCGGGCCCGCGACGGCGGTGAGCACGCCGTCCGCGCCGGAGCTGCCCGCGACGTCCTCCACGCCGCGCACGTTCGTCCTGGCGCGCCCCGGCGCCTCGCAGGGGCACCTGGAGATGGCCTGCCGGCTGCCCACGGCCACGCCCGCGGCGGAGGCCCGCTACGCGCTGATGGCGGAGCTGGTGTCGCGTCGGGCCACGCACAAGATGCGCTCGCAGACCGGTGCCTCCTACGGCTTCGGCGCCGGCACGTGGGTGGCGCGCGGCGGCGCGGCGCACCTGATGGTGGATGGGCTGGTGGACGCGCAGCACATGGCCGAGGGCGCGAAGTACATCCAGGACATGCTGGCGTCATTCGCCACGGGCCTCGGCGAGGAGGAGCTGGCCCAGGCCCGCTCGCGCCTGCTGGCTGGCCAGGCCGTCTCGTACATCTCCTCGGCCGCGTGGGTGGACGCGCTGCTGACGGCGCGTCGGCGGGGCTTCTCCCCCGAGGACCTCGCCAACCGCCCCGCGTTCCTCCAGGCGGTGAGCGTGGCGGCGCTGCGCAAGGAGTTCGACGATTGCCGCAAGCGGCTCGTCGTCGGCGTCGTCGCGGACGAGGGCAGGGCGCGCGCCGCGCTCCAGGCGCTGTCGGCGCCGTAG